In the Oryza glaberrima chromosome 6, OglaRS2, whole genome shotgun sequence genome, one interval contains:
- the LOC127777472 gene encoding exocyst complex component EXO70A1-like encodes MGVGEEEGRGMASLLAARRALRAGVERSRALSHALARAGPRLGEIRARLPPMEAAVRPIRAPRDALEGAGECVDRAVGPAAAVLKVFDAVHGLEPPLLAASAAADDLPGYLAVLSRLEEALHFLSDNCGIASQWLADIVEYLGDRSLADPRFVSDLAEALSHLKTPSANLDGGLLAAALDILEAEFRRLLTEHSAPLAMKEPNNSSDPGSITPPRIPASAVHKLSLILDRLAANGRLGTCTAAYADARGDTVSASLRALGLDYLHDPAEDAQVLTPNVERWGRHLEFAVRHLLEAERKLCVAVFERRPEAASSCFAEIASRAGILDFLKFGRAICDARKDPIKLLRLLDVFDSLSKLRMDFNRLFGGKACVEIQTRTRELVKRVVDGSVEIFEELLVQVELQRNMLPPADGGVPRIVSFVAKYCNQLLGDPYRSVLTQVLVIHRSWRKETFNDKMLVDAVLNIVKALEANFEAWSKAYEDVTLSYLFMMNTHWHFFKHLKGTKMGEILGDEWLREHEQYKDYYSAVFLRESWGTLAPLLSREGIILFSKGRATARDLVKQRLKSFNANFDEMYQKQSAWIISDRDLQQKTCHLVVQAIVPVYRSFMQNYGPLVDQQDASANKYVKFTAEGLDKMLSTLFLPKPRRAGSFQIRHSNGKITSAMTGLYRSSSTLK; translated from the coding sequence atgggggtgggggaggaggagggacgcGGGATGGCGAGCCTgctggcggcgaggcgggcgctGCGGGCCGGGGTGGAGAGGTCGCGGGCGCTCAGCCACGCGCTGGCGCGGGCGGGGCCCAGGCTCGGGGAGATCCGGGCGAGGCTCCCGCCGATGGAGGCGGCCGTGCGCCCGATCCGCGCCCCGCGGGACGCGCTCGAGGGCGCCGGGGAGTGCGTCGACCGCGCCGTGgggcctgccgccgccgtgctcaaggtgttcgacgccgTGCACGGCCtcgagccgccgctcctcgccgcctcagccgccgccgacgacctcccCGGATACCTCGCCGTGCTGTCCCGCCTCGAGGAGGCTCTCCACTTCCTCTCCGACAACTGCGGCATCGCCTCCCAGTGGCTCGCTGACATCGTCGAGTACCTCGGGGACCGCAGCCTCGCCGACCCCCGCTTCGTCTCCGACCTCGCCGAGGCGCTCTCCCACCTCAAGACCCCCTCCGCGAACCtcgacggcggcctcctcgccgctgcaCTGGACATTCTTGAGGCCGAGTTCCGTCGCCTCCTCACCGAACACTCAGCTCCGCTCGCCATGAAAGAACCCAACAACAGCTCCGACCCTGGCTCCATCACGCCGCCGCGGatccccgcctccgccgtgcACAAGCTGAGCTTGATCCTTGACCGGCTCGCCGCTAATGGGCGGCTCGGCACCTGCACGGCTGCCTACGCCGATGCTCGTGGAGACACGGTGAGCGCCAGCCTTCGAGCGCTCGGCCTTGATTACTTGCACGACCCAGCTGAGGATGCTCAGGTTCTCACCCCAAACGTCGAGCGTTGGGGGCGGCATCTGGAGTTCGCCGTGCGCCACCTCCTAGAGGCGGAGCGGAAGCTCTGCGTCGCGGTGTTTGAACGGCGGCCTGAAGCCGCGTCCTCATGCTTCGCCGAGATTGCGTCGCGTGCTGGCATCCTTGATTTTCTCAAGTTTGGCCGTGCTATATGTGATGCCAGGAAGGATCCCATCAAGCTCTTGCGGTTGCTCGATGTGTTTGATTCTTTGAGCAAGCTGAGAATGGACTTCAACCGGTTGTTTGGTGGAAAGGCATGTGTCGAGATCCAAACCCGAACCAGGGAGCTTGTCAAGAGGGTGGTGGATGGTTCCGTGGAGATATTTGAGGAATTGCTCGTGCAGGTAGAGCTGCAGCGCAATATGCTGCCTCCAGCTGATGGCGGAGTGCCACGCATAGTTAGCTTTGTTGCCAAGTACTGCAATCAGCTCCTTGGGGACCCGTATCGCTCTGTGCTCACGCAGGTGCTCGTCATCCATCGCAGCTGGCGCAAGGAAACCTTCAACGACAAGATGCTTGTTGATGCAGTGCTTAATATTGTCAAGGCCCTTGAGGCCAACTTTGAAGCATGGTCAAAAGCGTATGAGGATGTGACACTGTCGTATCTCTTCATGATGAACACGCACTGGCACTTCTTCAAGCACCTGAAAGGTACCAAGATGGGTGAGATCTTAGGTGATGAATGGCTCCGGGAGCATGAACAGTACAAGGATTACTACTCAGCAGTGTTTTTGAGGGAGAGCTGGGGAACACTTGCACCGCTGTTGAGCAGGGAGGGTATAATCTTGTTCTCCAAAGGCCGGGCTACAGCAAGAGATTTAGTGAAGCAGCGACTTAAATCGTTCAATGCAAACTTTGATGAGATGTATCAGAAGCAATCTGCGTGGATCATATCAGATAGGGATTTGCAACAGAAGACCTGCCACCTTGTGGTGCAGGCTATAGTGCCTGTATACCGGAGCTTCATGCAAAACTATGGGCCGCTTGTTGATCAGCAGGATGCCAGTGCAAACAAGTATGTGAAGTTCACTGCTGAAGGTCTAGATAAGATGCTCAGCACACTCTTCTTGCCCAAGCCAAGGAGAGCTGGAAGCTTCCAGATCAGACACTCAAATGGCAAGATTACGAGCGCAATGACAGGGTTGTATCGAAGCTCTTCCACACTGAAGTAG